A DNA window from Solanum lycopersicum chromosome 3, SLM_r2.1 contains the following coding sequences:
- the CaM6 gene encoding calmodulin, which yields MAEQLTEEQIAEFKEAFSLFDKDGDGCITTKELGTVMRSLGQNPTEAELQDMISEVDADQNGTIDFPEFLNLMARKMKDTDSEEELKEAFKVFDKDQNGFISAAELRHVMTNLGEKLTDEEVDEMIREADIDGDGQVNYEEFVRMMLAK from the exons atggCAGAGCAGCTGACGGAGGAGCAGATCGCTGAGTTCAAGGAAGCTTTTAGCCTTTTCGACAAGGATGGCGATG GCTGTATTACTACCAAGGAGTTGGGAACAGTGATGAGATCACTTGGTCAGAATCCCACTGAAGCTGAACTACAGGATATGATCAGTGAAGTTGATGCTGATCAGAATGGAACCATTGATTTTCCAGAGTTCTTGAATCTGATGGCACGGAAGATGAAG GACACTGATTCTGAGGAAGAACTCAAAGAGGCTTTTAAGGTTTTTGATAAAGATCAGAATGGCTTTATTTCTGCAGCTGAG CTTCGTCATGTAATGACAAACCTTGGAGAGAAGCTGACTGATGAAGAGGTGGATGAGATGATCCGAGAGGCAGATATTGATGGTGATGGACAAGTTAATTATGAGGAGTTTGTCCGTATGATGCTTGCCAAGTGA